The DNA sequence CGTGCTGGCCGAGAACCGCACCATCGTTTGTATTAAATGTCGTGAGCGTAAAACGACCATTGGTCTCGATTTGACCGATTGCGACGTGGCCTGTGTCCGAGCCTTTGCCCTGGGCGGGGGAGAAGACCACGGATCCTTCCGTCAAGGGACTCCCGTTATAGGACACGGTTCCTGAGACCTTGCCCATGGGAGGTTTGGGGCCTCCACTGCCCCCGCATCCAAGCATCGAGGCTGATCCAACGAATAAAAGAAGTCCAATAGATGCTCGCTGTCTGATCATCGTATGTGTCTCCTTCGGTCGAACGGAGCGAAGCTTTCTGACCACGATTCTATTGACCAGGAAAAGGTCTCGCTGTCAACAAGGGGGTGGGCTGCGTCGTTCCCGGCTGATCGACCAAGCGACCACTCGAGGGAACTCCGTTGTTTTGGAAACGGGAGTTACGAGGGGACTGCATCGCTTGCCGCTTGTGCTCCAATCAGGAGCCTGGGTGAGGAGCCAGGTGCTGGATCGTACGCACCGAAGTTGCGCTATGGTAGAACCGTCAGGGCGATTGCACGAATTCCCGCGTGAAGCGAGCGTTCGGAAACGTTTGCGATGGAGATGGTCGGATGTCCGTTGTCGAGCCAATGATCGGCCGCCCCGCCCCGACCTTTGATCTGCCGGCAGTCTCGGCGGATTATGGAGCAAGGCGGGTCCGTCTCTTGGACTATCAGGGACGTTGGTTGGTACTGATCTTTTATCCGAATGATTTCTCCCTGATCTGTCCGACCGAACTGACGGCACTGGCGGATCGCATCGATCAATTTGATCGAATGAATTGCGCGGTTCTCGGAATCAGCTGCGATTCCATTGACTCGCATCGCCGATGGCTTGAAATGGATCCGGAACGCGGGGGGCTTGGGGCCCTTGCGTTTCCGCTGGCCAGCGACGAGGGAGGAGGTGTCAGCCGAGAGTTCGGAGTGTACCAGGACCCCCCTGGGGTAGCCTTACGAGGTTTGTTCCTGATTGATCCGGATGGAAGGATTCAGTATCAAACGATTCATGCGCTTGCAGTTGGCCGACGAGCGGACGAGGTGCTCCGCGTGCTTGGTGCATTCCAGAGCGGCGGGATGTGCCCCTCGGGATGGGCACTCGGCGACCCGGTTCTTGACCCGACCCGACTTCTCGCTCCTGGCCGGGTTCTGGGGCAGTATCGGATTGAGCGCCACCTGGGGGAGGGGAGCTTTGCCGCGGTTTTTCTGGCCATTGATGAGACGCTCCAACGGCCGGTGGCCTTGAAGGTGCTTCGGCCAGGCGTCGGCACTCATCCGCGGTCATTGCTCGATGAAGCTCGGGTCGCGGCAGGATTGAACCATCCAAACATCTGCACGGTGTATGCGGTGGACGACAGCGATGGTGTTCCGATCATCGCGATGGAATATCTCGACGGAACGCGACTCGACCGACTCATCGCTTCAGGATCGTTAACCATTGCCCAGGTGGTCGAGATAGCTCGACAGGTCGCCTTGGGCATGGCCGCGGCTCATGAGGCGGGAGTCGTGCATGGGGACCTGAAACCGCAAAACATCCTGGTCGACGCCACGGGGCATGCGAAGATCGTGGATTTTGGGTTAGCGCGACGGATCGAGCATACCACCGACCCGATGGAGACGGTGGACAGCGACGACCTCGCGACCTCTGCCGGTTTAACAGGGACTCCTGGTTACATGGCACCGGAACAGGTTCGAGGGGAACCTTCCTCGATTGCGTCGGACCTGTTCGCAATGGGCTCGATCCTATTCGAGCTCTTGACTGGCCGCCCAACGATTCAAGCGGGCAATATCTTACAGGCACTCGACGCAATCCGCAGGATCGAACCCGAGACCCTGGCCGCGCAGGTTCCGGCCCCCTTCGCGCATCTCGTGCGTAGGGCTCTTGAGCCACACGCCAGCCATCGCACACTGACCATGCGTGAGATTGCCGAGCAAATCCCCCAGGCGCTCGACCAATTCCTGGCCGGTCAGGGAAATCAAAAGCCAGCACGCGAACCCTTTCTGGACGAGGTGTAACGTTCTTTCACGTAAGCGCGTGCACTGCGCACGGGCCAGAATTACGTATGTTCAGGAAAGCGGATACGATGGGACAGCGAGTCGTTCAGGTCGATGCATTTGCGGATCGTCCGTTTACGGGAAATCCTGCGGCAGTCTGTGTGCTGAATGGTCCGGCGGACGAATCGTGGATGCAGATGGTTGCTCGGGAGATGAACCTGTCAGAAACCGCATTTGTGGTCCCGGAACCCAAACTGGATGAGTCCGGGGTGTATCGCTTGCGATGGTTCACTCCCACGATCGAGGTCGATCTCTGCGGCCACGCTACCCTGGCCGCGGCACACGTGCTTTGGGAAGATCAGCACCTTCCTCTTGGAGCGCCGGCCGTGTTTCTGACACGATCGGGGAGACTCGCGGCCCAACGATCGGGTGACTTGATCGCACTGGACTTCCCAACCGAGCCGATTCGCAGTCAAGAGGCGCCACTCGCCCTGCTCGATGCGTTGGGAACGACCCCTCGATTCGTGGGAGGGAACCGAATGGATCTGCTCGTCGAGTTGAACAACGAGGCCGAGGTTCGCGCCCTGTCGCCCGATCTGGGACGCCTTCGACGTTTACCGATGCGAGGATTGATCGTGACGGCGGCAGCGGAGCGGCCGGGCATTGATTTTGTCTCCCGATTCTTCGCGCCAGCCGCGGGAGTGGACGAAGATCCGGTGACGGGTTCGGCCCATTGTGCGCTGGGCCCTTTTTGGAACGATCGGCTGGGACGAAGTGTGCTGATAGGCGAACAGGTCTCGATGCGAGGTGGCCGGGTTCATGTTCGGGTGCTTGGTGATCGGGTGGAGCTGGCCGGTCGGGCGGTCACGGTGATGCGAGGGGAGTTGGTGGAATCGTGAGGCGTGCGCGGGGATCGGCTCACTCCTGCTGGCGGCCGTTGAAATCGCGGCAAGGCGAAGTATGATCGAGGGCCCAAGTGATCCTTCGCACTGCCACCAGGGAGCCGATACCGTGCCGACGATCCGATCCGAGTCCCTTACTGAGTTCACCGTCCGGATCTTCGAGGCGGTCGGAGTGCCTGTCGAGGACGCGAAGGTGGTTGCCGAGGGTCTGGTCGGTGCAAACCTTCGAGGGCACGACTCGCATGGCGTCATGCGCGTGCCTCAATATGTGAGCTTTGTGCAAGACGGAACCTATAAGCCGGGCGTTGCGCTCCAGATCGAGAGTGAGGGACCGGCCCTGATCGTGGCCGATGGACGCTGGGGATTCGGACAGGTGCAGGCGCACCGATTGCTGGATCACCTGATCCCGAAGGCGCAGGAGCTAGGGATCGCGGCCGGAGCAGCGAAGGATTGCGGACATATCGGACGATTGGGTGAGTACGCTGAACGAGCGGCGGCCCTCGATCTGGTCTTGCTGGCCACGGTCAATAACAATGGAGCCGGTCAGCGGGTGTCGCCACCGGGAGGGCTGGAGCCGAGACTCGGGACCAACCCCCTGTGCGCCGCTGTGCCGACGGAGGATGGGCCGGTCGTGCTCGATTTTGGCACGAGTGTCGCTGCCGAAGGAAAAGTTCGTGTTTATCATATTAACAAGCAGCCGGTCCCTGAGGGTTGGCTGCTCGATCATCAGGGAAAGCCGACCACCGATCCCAGCGTCTTGTATACCGAACCCTCGGGTTCGATTTTACCGATGGGGGGAACGCAGGCGTACAAGGGGTTCGGCCTGGCCCTGGTGTTCGACATGCTCGCCGCCGGTTTTTCCGGGGGGAGGGCTTGCCACGAGGGGGCTCCGCCAGCCCGAGGGAACAACCTGTTGTTTATCCTGCTCGATCCGGCGCGGTTTGCAGGTCGGGAGACGATGCTCAAGGAGTCGACCTGTGTGTCTCGGTTCGTCCGAAACACCCCGACGGCCGAGGGAGTGGACACGATTACCTTGCCCGGGGATCCGGAACGCAAGGTCATGGAAACCCGATCACGCGAAGGGATTCCGCTTTCTGACGGCCACTGGTCGAAGCTAGTCGAACTGGCCGAGGCGCTTGGCGTGGCGGTTCCTTCACTGCCATCCGAAGCCTGAGTCATCCGTCATGTTGGAAAGTGAACAACCCGCGGCCGGGGGGATTGCCTCCGGCCGAGGGTTGAAGCGGATCGAATCGAATTGACTTGATCAACGTGGTTTAGCGGCGATCCGAGCTACGGACCGATGCGGGACGGGGAGTGGGTGGGCTTGCCGCCGGGAGATCGTCGGTCGAAGCCCCCGGCGCGATCGAGTCAGATGCAAGCTTCCCGAGCAATGCTTGCTCGAAGCCCCGAAGATCAGTCCAGAACGTGCCGGGCCCGGCGTGGAAGATGCCGAGGCGGAGCTCGTCGGGAAGATTCTCGGCGAAGAGGTAACGATTGTAGGCTTCAGGGCCGCCTAGGGTCTCGACGTAACGCTGGTAACGCTCGGCCTGGGCCGCGTTGGTGAGCTCGACCTTCTTGGCCTCGGCCTCGCCGATCGTCGTGGTGATGTCCGCCTGAATGGCGGCCGTTTGGGCGTCGAGTTCGGCGACGAGTTTTTCAGTTTCGGCCTCGATTTGCCGGGCCTGTTTTTCGCCTTCGGCCAGTGCAGAGGCGAACAGTTTTTCGGTTTCGGCGGCGACCCGACGCTCCTCAAGGGTGACCTTGGCCTTGGCCTCCAGCAGGTCGCCTTCGGCCTCGGCGGTGAGCTGTTTCTGGTCGTTGGTCAGCTTCACTTCCGTCGCGATCTTCGAGCGTTGAATCGGCTCGCGGACCTCGGCCGGGACATAAATCTGACGAGGCAGGCCGAATAGAAGTGTCATATTCTTTTGCTTGAGCGAGGCTTCCAGCTCCTCGGAGGTGTCTGTCTGGAAAGCTTCTCGGCTGTCGCCGATGAGCAAATCGACGGCACCATGACGAGAACCGTTGATCCGGCAAATCGATCCGATATCCGGCAGAACGACCTGTTCCTCGACCACCTTCAAGACATTTTGCTCCGCTTCACTGGCCTTTCCAAATCGTCGAATGACGTCGGGGGCCTGGTCGGGAAGGATGCCCCAGATGGTCGTGAAGTCCAGGAAGATATCGAAGCCGTCGCGCGAGAGGAACCAAATGCCTTTGTCCTTCCGATAAACCGGATCGCGGCCGAGGGGGGCTGCTGCATCGACTCGAACGGAATCGATTGCCTTGTAGAGAGGCTTGCCATCGGGGCCAACTTCCGGCTCGACTGAGAGGGTTGTTTCGTTGTAGCCGATACTGAGGATGTCGATCTGAGTGGCGTACGGGTTCAGGTAATAGATGCCAGGCTGAAGCACGTCATCGAGCGTTCCTCGCCGGGCGGAGGTCCGAAGATCTTCCGAGCGGTTGGTGACGACGCCGACATAGCCTGCGGGGATCAGCAGGGCGTCTCCCGCCTGGTGTTGAACGCCACCATTGGTTTTGACGCAGGCGTTGACCGGAAGGATCTCCGTGTCGAAGGCGTAGGAATTGATCCGGTATCGACCGGGAGTCAAAACCTTACGCTGAATCCCGCGCTGCCCTTCCCGATCGGCAAGATACTGGCCTTGTGGTAATTGCTCGCCGAACTTGGCAGTAAGGACACCGATTTCGCCAGGCTTGACGATGGTATCCTTGATCCGCTCGTACTTGTATTCAAGCGGATTGATGAAATGTCGCCCCGGTCCGAGCATGTTTTGAAGAATGCCGACCTGTTGAGGGCGACCGCGCGTGTCCACTTCGACGAGCGTTCCTCGAGGAGCGGTCGGCACCGATCGGAGGGGTGGGAAGGGCCCTCGGTAGGTGAGCAAGAGGCTCTCGCCAGGAGGGACTTCGACGCGGCAAACGACCCACTTCCAGGCGATCAGGTAGCCGCCGACAAAGAGGGCCACCAGGGCCGCGGCCACCCCGATCAGGCGTTGAAGCGTTCGGGGGTTCATCGGTTCGTCTCCGCAGTTCGGAAGGGGTTCTTCGGGAGCGACTCGGAATCGCCGGTGTCACCACCGGCCAGGGGGTCAACCTCTGCGGACGGGTCGGGAGTTCGGGGGGATTGTGCTGGCATCGGAGTCAAATCGGGAGTCGGGGTGTCCGAGACGAAGGAGCCGAACAACTCCATAAACGGACCGTCGGAGTTCGATAGGATCGACTGGAACGCGGGGGCGAGTTTCCCGATGAGGACGTTTCGGGCAAGCGATCCGCCATCACCGCCGAATGCGGTGACACGGAGGGCAAGGCCAGCCAGCTCTGCCTCGTTCTTGAACCGGATGACATCGGCCGAGGCCTGGGCCTCGGACAGCAGGGCGGCAGCCCGGTTCTTGGCTGCTTCAAGCTGGGTCTGGGTGACAGAGAGCCGCTGCTCTCCCTCGGTCACAGCGACCTGTTGGTCCTGCATGGCCTTGGTGGTCTTCTCGACGACCTCTTGCTCGGCCTCGATCAGGCGGGCCTTTTGCTCGGCAAGCAGGTTCTTCACCCGCAGTTCCGCCTGCGATTCCTGCTGGAGTTTTTCTTGAAGAAATTGCTCGAGTTGCTGCTTGGCGACTTCTCGGGCTCGGACCGGAGCTCGAATTTCTTCGGGGGCCGAGGCTGACGTGACGGCGACCTGAAGAATTTCGATGCCCTGATCCTCACATCGGGATGAGAGCGTGCTCTCCAGATCCTGCTGAAAGATCTCGCGGTCGTCGCCCGAGATGAACTGCACTGCGTCGAGCTTCGAGCCGTTGACCCGGCAGATGGATCGGGCGTACGGTGTGATGATCTTGGCAATGATTTCATCGTCGATTGCGTCGCCGTTGAAATCCTCGTTGTAAAGAACGAAAACCTCGGCAGCCCGCTCCTCGGAAACACGGAAGGTGACCGCGCCATCGAGCGAGATATTGAAGCCGTCGGCTGAGAGGAAGGTGATGTCGGCATCGTCGTTGAGCCCGAAAATTCGGGTCCGGCAATCGACGACACTGATGCGCTGTTCGAAGGGGTTGATGAAGTACTTCCCAGGCGGCAGCGTCGTAAGCTGAACCCCACGTTCCCCTTCATCGACCAAAACGACGTTTGGGTCTTTCGGCGATCGACCAGAGAGCAAGGTCACAACGCCTCGGGATCCGGTCGGGACATCGACCGGATCGAACACAAGGAACTCGGTGGCGTAAGGGTTGTAGGCCACTCGGGCTCCCGCTTCGATGACGCCCGGGCGGATGCCTTTCTGGGTGTCATCGGCCAGAACTCGGCCTTCGGGCAACTCCTCGCCAACCAGCGAGACCATCACCGCACACTTCCCTTCGGGAACCTGAAACTGGTCGGTGATTTCCCAGTCCCAAAAAAATGGGTTATAGAAAAAACGGCCCTCGGTCAGGACGTCGGGCTGGACGCCCTTGGTATAGCCTCGCTCCTTGGTCCAGGCCGCAGCGATTTCCATGCCGGGTTCGAGGTTGTGGCCGACCTTGCGGATTAAGACGGCCTGTTGGCCTTTGCCGACCTCGATGCGGCATGCACCATACAGGACCCAACCGCCGACAACCAGTGCGACGACCAGGCCGACCATGAGACCGGACCAGCGAGAGGGTGCCCCCCCTGAGCCGCGGCCAAGCGGACCGCGTCGATCAATTGATGCCATCGATGTGCTCCAAGGTCGGACGTGGAAACCGACTCTCCCCGCACGGTTTGGAGTGGGGAGACGATCGGTTCTCGGCGGAAGTTCTTCGCCGAAACGACCAACCTATTCATAGCATCTCGATGAATTGCCCCGCGAAGCTTCCGAAGGGCGAACCGGCTGCATAACCGGAAGAATTCCAACACGGAAAGGACCCCGTCCGCCATCGACGGGGCCTCGCTCCTGACAGAGCGGTACGACGCGGGTGAATCGGCCGTGCCGTGACGACTCGGGGCGGCCGGTCTGAGGGGTGGGCCGTCCCGATCAGATTACTTCTTGCGGTGACGGATCTTGCTGCGCATGCGGCGCTTCTTGCGACCGACCTTGCGACGGCCCTTGCCTCGACGGCGGCTAGCCATGAGCCCTCCCTTGGATTGTGTGAAAGATCTCGAGAAAAACCGGTGCAAAACGAGTCTGAACCCCCTTACAGCCGAAGGGGAAGAGATTTACTGTACCATGACCCAGGGTTTCGGCTCAAGCGAGAGCTCTCGTGGTTCGCCCTGATTCGATCGGCTGGATGACACTCACAGACAGGTTGATCGGTGAGGAAAGGCCCCCAAAGGGAGAACCCCGTACCGATGCCATGCGAGGGTGCAGTCATGGCAACACGTTACCCAAGTTCGTCAGAATCGATCGGGTCATCGGCTTCGGGGCCAATTTCCGAGGCGATGGCATCGAGTCGGTCGCGCACCTCGGTCATCCCCGAAGGTCGGCGGTCGGGTTTCGGGGCGATGCACTGCATGATCAGGTCGCTGAGGGATTTCGGAATCGCGGCCACCAGTGAGGCGGGGGTTTTCATCCGGGCTCGATTGACCCGGCCGTTGTCGAGCCCCGGGATGCCGAGGTTGGCATACTCGCCAGTGAACATGCGATACATCGTCGCGCCGAAGTTATACAGATCGGTTTTCTCATCGACAATGCGATCCGAGGCTTGCTCGGGGGCCATGTAGTAGGGCGTGCCCTGGACACGGGCCTTGTCCTCTCCTCGAATCCAGGCGGTGCCGAAGTCGATGACCTTGACCTCACCGGCCTTCGAGATCATCAGGTTCCCCGGCTTGAGGTCACCGTGGTAGACCCCTCGGCGGTGCATGTGGGCGAGGGCATCAGCTACACGGCGAAAGACGGCGACCAGTTTCGGGATCGGCAAGGATGCCACGTCGTCGAGGACAAAACCGTCGACAAACTCCATCAGCAATTCGATGCCCGTGGTGCGAAACCATGATTTCCGAATTCTGCAGTCGAGCACCTTGGCGATGTTCGGATGGTTGAGCATCCGGGAGACGTTGTACTCCTGCATCGCCTGGTTGACGTAAATCTCGTCGTCCGGCCCCTGACGACGAACGACCTTCATCGCGTAGCGGCGACCGGTGGAGGTGTCTCGGATCAGCAAGATGGTGCTTCCTGCACCGGTCCCCAGGGTCCGGACCACCTCGTAATCCATTTTCGCAAGCTGGGGAGAGGCGGTCGGGGTCGGCATGCGATCTTGGGGCATTCGTGACTCGGGCTCTGCGCTGACCGACGCTCGTCGGTGGCGATCGACGGAGCGAGCCGATGGCCCGCCGAAAAATGCTGATTTTACCAGAAGGGGTCGTCCCGATCGAGGCACTGGATGATCGTCTTGACCTGACAAGCCGTCAGGGTCAAATCGGGTGGGATGATCAATCAGGAGCCGATGAACGGATAGATCAGTCGCTCGGTCGGATAGTAAAAGAGGCGTTCGATCCAGAGATCGGTAAGGTCATGACCCCAAACACCGTACACCCCGGCCGACTCGTATATCGTGCGGTACTGCTCGGCGAAGGCACAGCAGATCTCCCAGACGTTCCAGGGCTCCTCTCCAGTCTCGATCGTGAAGAGGACCGGAATTTCAGTCGGATAGTCAATCAGGCCTCGAACGGAGACGGCGAGCGGTCGACTAGCCAGATCCTTAAGTCCCGGATCGACCGAGGCCCCCGCCCCGGCCGCTTGCTCAATCAGTTGCTGGAGCATCAATTCGCGGTCGAAATAGCTGACCGCGGCGCGTTCGGCGATGCTGAAGGGAGGGAAGGAACCGGAGAAGAGATCGAACGCAGATGCCTCGGCCGAGGGATCTTCGACGAACTCGACCAGACGAACGGCCTCCGGGTCCGCGTCAAGGAGTTCCGAGGGCTCGGGCTCGATGGTCCGGTTCCAGGGCAAGGGGCCGGAACGTTCCTGGAGGAACTCGTCTAACTCTCGCCGGTTGTCTCCCGCGCATTCGACGAGGCGAGCGACCCGCACGGCCATCGGCTCATCGCGATCGTCCGGAGGATCGAGCCCGAGCGCACTATAGGCATGAAGGATGGTGAGCTCGGGGTCGGAGGACGACCGGATCCTTTGCGCGACCCGCACCGACATGGTCAGGATATCGACCGGATCCATCACGCCGTCCCCCTCTCGCGTAAGTGGTGGCAAGTTAGTCGAAATAGCCGCACGCTTTCAGGTGTTCCACGCTTCGTTGGATCCGGTTATGCCGCTCGTCGAGGCCGGGCTCGGGCTCACCGCCGATCCCCTCGATCTCGATGGTGTAGGGGCCGGCAAAGCCGATGGCGTCGAGTTGCTCGCGGATGCGTCGGAAATCGATGGCACCGCCATCGCCAACGGCGGGAAAGTACCAGTCTTCGGGCTGGCCCCGAGAATCTTTCAGGTGGACGTTTCGGACGTAATCCTTGACCCGCTCAAGCTGTTCGTAGACGTCGGCGCCAGGGTTGTAGTAGAGAATGTTGCCGGTGTCGTAGTTCAGTCGGACGGCGGGGTGATGGACCTCGAACATCAAGGTGAGCATTTCGTCCGCGTTCTGGGTCGGCCCTTTATGCGTTTCCAACGCGATGATAATGCCGAGTTCCTGGGCGACGTCGCCGACCTTGCGAAGGTTCTCGACGACGGCCCGGCGCTCTTCGGGGGTCGTCGGCTGGCTGGCTCCGGAGACAACAATGTCGACGTTGAACCATTTGCGAGCGAACCGGATCCGGCGCTCGGTCAGGGCGGTTCCTTCGTCGGTGCGCATATCGCCGCCGCCGACGTTGCAGCCGCTGATCTTCACGCCG is a window from the Tautonia rosea genome containing:
- a CDS encoding sugar phosphate isomerase/epimerase family protein, whose protein sequence is MNRIISCFTNCYGPSGVRTAAEKIRDAGIEHLELALRGHNFGGLIIPEDVVVTEKADDATASAFCDLLNRLGVKISGCNVGGGDMRTDEGTALTERRIRFARKWFNVDIVVSGASQPTTPEERRAVVENLRKVGDVAQELGIIIALETHKGPTQNADEMLTLMFEVHHPAVRLNYDTGNILYYNPGADVYEQLERVKDYVRNVHLKDSRGQPEDWYFPAVGDGGAIDFRRIREQLDAIGFAGPYTIEIEGIGGEPEPGLDERHNRIQRSVEHLKACGYFD
- a CDS encoding serine/threonine-protein kinase; this encodes MPQDRMPTPTASPQLAKMDYEVVRTLGTGAGSTILLIRDTSTGRRYAMKVVRRQGPDDEIYVNQAMQEYNVSRMLNHPNIAKVLDCRIRKSWFRTTGIELLMEFVDGFVLDDVASLPIPKLVAVFRRVADALAHMHRRGVYHGDLKPGNLMISKAGEVKVIDFGTAWIRGEDKARVQGTPYYMAPEQASDRIVDEKTDLYNFGATMYRMFTGEYANLGIPGLDNGRVNRARMKTPASLVAAIPKSLSDLIMQCIAPKPDRRPSGMTEVRDRLDAIASEIGPEADDPIDSDELG
- a CDS encoding SPFH domain-containing protein gives rise to the protein MASIDRRGPLGRGSGGAPSRWSGLMVGLVVALVVGGWVLYGACRIEVGKGQQAVLIRKVGHNLEPGMEIAAAWTKERGYTKGVQPDVLTEGRFFYNPFFWDWEITDQFQVPEGKCAVMVSLVGEELPEGRVLADDTQKGIRPGVIEAGARVAYNPYATEFLVFDPVDVPTGSRGVVTLLSGRSPKDPNVVLVDEGERGVQLTTLPPGKYFINPFEQRISVVDCRTRIFGLNDDADITFLSADGFNISLDGAVTFRVSEERAAEVFVLYNEDFNGDAIDDEIIAKIITPYARSICRVNGSKLDAVQFISGDDREIFQQDLESTLSSRCEDQGIEILQVAVTSASAPEEIRAPVRAREVAKQQLEQFLQEKLQQESQAELRVKNLLAEQKARLIEAEQEVVEKTTKAMQDQQVAVTEGEQRLSVTQTQLEAAKNRAAALLSEAQASADVIRFKNEAELAGLALRVTAFGGDGGSLARNVLIGKLAPAFQSILSNSDGPFMELFGSFVSDTPTPDLTPMPAQSPRTPDPSAEVDPLAGGDTGDSESLPKNPFRTAETNR
- a CDS encoding protein kinase domain-containing protein; translation: MSVVEPMIGRPAPTFDLPAVSADYGARRVRLLDYQGRWLVLIFYPNDFSLICPTELTALADRIDQFDRMNCAVLGISCDSIDSHRRWLEMDPERGGLGALAFPLASDEGGGVSREFGVYQDPPGVALRGLFLIDPDGRIQYQTIHALAVGRRADEVLRVLGAFQSGGMCPSGWALGDPVLDPTRLLAPGRVLGQYRIERHLGEGSFAAVFLAIDETLQRPVALKVLRPGVGTHPRSLLDEARVAAGLNHPNICTVYAVDDSDGVPIIAMEYLDGTRLDRLIASGSLTIAQVVEIARQVALGMAAAHEAGVVHGDLKPQNILVDATGHAKIVDFGLARRIEHTTDPMETVDSDDLATSAGLTGTPGYMAPEQVRGEPSSIASDLFAMGSILFELLTGRPTIQAGNILQALDAIRRIEPETLAAQVPAPFAHLVRRALEPHASHRTLTMREIAEQIPQALDQFLAGQGNQKPAREPFLDEV
- a CDS encoding SPFH domain-containing protein codes for the protein MNPRTLQRLIGVAAALVALFVGGYLIAWKWVVCRVEVPPGESLLLTYRGPFPPLRSVPTAPRGTLVEVDTRGRPQQVGILQNMLGPGRHFINPLEYKYERIKDTIVKPGEIGVLTAKFGEQLPQGQYLADREGQRGIQRKVLTPGRYRINSYAFDTEILPVNACVKTNGGVQHQAGDALLIPAGYVGVVTNRSEDLRTSARRGTLDDVLQPGIYYLNPYATQIDILSIGYNETTLSVEPEVGPDGKPLYKAIDSVRVDAAAPLGRDPVYRKDKGIWFLSRDGFDIFLDFTTIWGILPDQAPDVIRRFGKASEAEQNVLKVVEEQVVLPDIGSICRINGSRHGAVDLLIGDSREAFQTDTSEELEASLKQKNMTLLFGLPRQIYVPAEVREPIQRSKIATEVKLTNDQKQLTAEAEGDLLEAKAKVTLEERRVAAETEKLFASALAEGEKQARQIEAETEKLVAELDAQTAAIQADITTTIGEAEAKKVELTNAAQAERYQRYVETLGGPEAYNRYLFAENLPDELRLGIFHAGPGTFWTDLRGFEQALLGKLASDSIAPGASTDDLPAASPPTPRPASVRSSDRR
- a CDS encoding Ldh family oxidoreductase, whose translation is MPTIRSESLTEFTVRIFEAVGVPVEDAKVVAEGLVGANLRGHDSHGVMRVPQYVSFVQDGTYKPGVALQIESEGPALIVADGRWGFGQVQAHRLLDHLIPKAQELGIAAGAAKDCGHIGRLGEYAERAAALDLVLLATVNNNGAGQRVSPPGGLEPRLGTNPLCAAVPTEDGPVVLDFGTSVAAEGKVRVYHINKQPVPEGWLLDHQGKPTTDPSVLYTEPSGSILPMGGTQAYKGFGLALVFDMLAAGFSGGRACHEGAPPARGNNLLFILLDPARFAGRETMLKESTCVSRFVRNTPTAEGVDTITLPGDPERKVMETRSREGIPLSDGHWSKLVELAEALGVAVPSLPSEA
- a CDS encoding PhzF family phenazine biosynthesis protein, with product MGQRVVQVDAFADRPFTGNPAAVCVLNGPADESWMQMVAREMNLSETAFVVPEPKLDESGVYRLRWFTPTIEVDLCGHATLAAAHVLWEDQHLPLGAPAVFLTRSGRLAAQRSGDLIALDFPTEPIRSQEAPLALLDALGTTPRFVGGNRMDLLVELNNEAEVRALSPDLGRLRRLPMRGLIVTAAAERPGIDFVSRFFAPAAGVDEDPVTGSAHCALGPFWNDRLGRSVLIGEQVSMRGGRVHVRVLGDRVELAGRAVTVMRGELVES